In Streptococcus respiraculi, one DNA window encodes the following:
- a CDS encoding CPBP family intramembrane glutamic endopeptidase encodes MKKIVIRIVLWFLALYAYLNGAALLTFDMVAQQRPDIPAEWAERMVPIFGVIGLVFLTVMSYLYWKYVYGKKDITIELPKPWLSNILYPIGLFILLLVAQLALPVPPSENQQLVEQSILGQPLFSFFAVVVFAPIMEELLFRGVFAGYFFPNLTKKISLIFYLLLSSGLFCLAHGPRTVSDFLIYFTMGASLGWLYLAKRDLRYSVGLHVANNLLSFVMILF; translated from the coding sequence ATGAAAAAAATAGTTATTCGCATTGTTTTATGGTTTCTTGCCCTATATGCCTATTTAAATGGAGCAGCTTTGTTAACGTTTGACATGGTAGCACAGCAGAGACCTGATATACCTGCTGAATGGGCAGAGCGTATGGTGCCGATTTTTGGAGTGATTGGTCTCGTTTTTCTGACAGTAATGTCCTATCTTTACTGGAAGTATGTATATGGTAAAAAAGACATCACGATTGAACTGCCAAAACCGTGGCTGTCTAATATCCTCTATCCAATCGGCTTGTTTATCCTACTCCTTGTTGCGCAACTGGCCCTTCCAGTCCCTCCTAGTGAGAACCAACAGCTTGTAGAACAAAGTATCTTGGGACAACCACTCTTTTCTTTCTTTGCAGTTGTCGTTTTTGCACCTATTATGGAAGAGCTGCTCTTTAGAGGAGTGTTTGCGGGTTATTTCTTCCCAAATTTGACTAAAAAGATCAGTCTTATTTTCTATTTGCTCTTGAGCAGTGGTCTATTCTGTTTGGCACATGGACCACGTACAGTATCAGACTTTTTAATCTATTTCACCATGGGAGCGAGTCTAGGATGGCTGTACTTGGCAAAACGAGACTTACGTTATTCTGTCGGACTGCATGTTGCTAATAATCTCTTATCTTTTGTGATGATACTATTCTAA
- the pepF gene encoding oligoendopeptidase F translates to MTKQRSEIEEKYQWDLTTIFPTDEAWETELAALQSDVEATAGFAGHLLDSAQRLLEISETQLGLMRRMETLYVYASMKNDQDTREGKYQEFQAKALGLYSTLSQAFAFYEPEFLTVTEEQLAAFMEEEPALKQYSHQFEKLLAGKAHVLSHEVEEVLAATSEVFDAPSETFSVLDNASIRFPEITNEEGELVPLSHGSYISFMESSNREVRKDAYEAMYTTYEQFQHTYAKTLQSNVKVNNLKARLRKYDSARHAALSANFIPESVYDTLVAAVNKHLPLLHRYINLRKKLLGIDDLKMYDMYTPLSDVDYKFTYEDALEKAADTLTIFGDEYSTQVKETFENRWIDVHENEGKRSGAYSGGAYDTNAFMLLNWQDTLDNLYTLIHETGHSLHSMFTRKNQPYVYGHYSIFLAEIASTTNENLLTEKLLSEVEDDKTRFAILNHYLDGFRGTVFRQTQFAEFEQAIYQADQAGEVLTADFLNHLYAEINEKYYGLSAEENPQIQFEWARIPHFYYNFYVYQYATGFAAASALSHKIVHGTQEDKEHYLDYLKAGSSDYPLNVIKKAGVDMTREEYLNDAFKVFEARLTELEALVEKGVHLS, encoded by the coding sequence ATGACAAAACAACGTAGTGAAATTGAAGAAAAATACCAGTGGGACTTGACCACGATTTTTCCAACAGACGAAGCATGGGAGACAGAACTTGCAGCTCTTCAATCAGATGTCGAGGCGACAGCTGGTTTTGCAGGGCATTTGCTAGACTCTGCTCAGCGTTTATTAGAAATTAGCGAAACGCAGCTGGGTCTCATGCGCCGCATGGAAACGCTCTATGTTTATGCGTCTATGAAAAATGACCAAGATACACGTGAAGGAAAGTACCAAGAATTTCAGGCTAAGGCCCTAGGTTTGTATTCAACTCTTTCACAAGCCTTTGCTTTCTATGAGCCAGAATTTTTAACTGTGACAGAAGAGCAGTTGGCGGCTTTCATGGAAGAAGAGCCAGCCTTGAAGCAATACAGCCACCAGTTTGAGAAATTATTAGCAGGAAAAGCTCATGTCTTGTCACACGAAGTTGAAGAAGTGCTAGCTGCAACAAGCGAGGTCTTTGATGCACCATCAGAAACCTTTTCTGTTCTTGATAATGCCAGCATCCGCTTCCCAGAGATTACTAACGAAGAAGGTGAGCTCGTACCGCTTTCGCATGGTAGCTACATTTCCTTTATGGAATCAAGCAACCGTGAGGTGCGTAAGGATGCTTATGAGGCGATGTATACTACCTATGAGCAATTCCAGCACACCTATGCAAAAACATTGCAATCAAATGTTAAGGTGAATAACCTAAAAGCTCGCTTGCGCAAATACGACAGCGCCCGTCATGCTGCCTTGTCTGCCAACTTTATTCCAGAATCGGTCTACGATACCTTGGTAGCAGCGGTCAACAAGCATTTGCCACTTCTACATCGCTATATTAACTTGCGCAAGAAATTGCTCGGTATTGACGATTTGAAGATGTATGATATGTACACACCACTTTCTGATGTGGATTACAAATTTACCTATGAAGATGCCTTAGAAAAGGCGGCAGACACCTTGACTATTTTTGGTGACGAGTATAGTACACAGGTTAAAGAAACCTTTGAAAATCGCTGGATTGACGTGCATGAAAATGAAGGAAAACGCTCAGGAGCTTATTCAGGAGGAGCCTATGATACCAACGCCTTTATGCTCTTGAACTGGCAGGATACGCTAGACAACCTCTATACTCTCATCCATGAGACAGGACATTCGCTTCATTCCATGTTTACACGTAAGAACCAGCCTTATGTTTATGGCCACTATTCGATTTTCCTAGCAGAGATTGCCTCAACCACCAATGAGAATCTCTTGACGGAAAAACTCTTGTCAGAAGTAGAAGACGACAAGACGCGCTTTGCGATTTTGAACCATTATTTGGACGGATTCCGTGGGACAGTCTTCCGCCAAACCCAATTTGCTGAGTTTGAACAAGCCATCTACCAGGCAGACCAAGCAGGAGAAGTCCTAACAGCTGATTTCTTAAATCATTTGTATGCAGAAATCAATGAGAAATACTACGGTTTGTCTGCTGAAGAAAATCCACAAATTCAATTTGAGTGGGCACGTATTCCGCATTTCTATTACAATTTCTACGTATACCAATACGCAACAGGTTTTGCAGCAGCATCTGCCCTTTCTCATAAGATTGTTCATGGCACCCAAGAAGATAAGGAGCACTATCTTGATTACCTCAAAGCAGGTAGCTCAGATTATCCACTCAATGTCATCAAAAAAGCTGGTGTCGATATGACTCGGGAAGAGTACTTGAACGATGCCTTCAAGGTCTTTGAAGCCCGCTTGACAGAGCTAGAAGCCTTAGTTGAAAAAGGTGTTCATCTATCATAA
- a CDS encoding competence protein CoiA, translating to MLVAKNEQGQSVHLLEQQTVDGQVFFCPGCGGPVRLRKGQVMRPHFAHISLKNCHYFSENESEQHLQLKTSLYQWALQDSQAELEKRLPEIEQIADIFIEDRLALEIQCSSLPLSRLQERTRSYQQAGYRVLWLLGKDLWLKTRLTNLQKQFLSFSEHTGFFVWELELKRKKLRLRYLIHEDLHGRMQCLTKEFSFGMGNLLTILRFPYQGEKVAVLKGKPDGQLLAYIARKLRYQSPKWMAVQAQLYQEGRNLLTQSLDDFYPQIRPPQSGAGFVQVQQDMTDYYANFQTYYQQLACKKEQYLYPPIFYQTILKKNLI from the coding sequence ATGCTAGTTGCAAAAAATGAACAAGGACAGTCTGTCCACTTACTCGAACAGCAAACAGTAGACGGTCAAGTGTTTTTTTGTCCCGGCTGTGGTGGACCTGTACGCTTACGCAAAGGGCAAGTTATGCGACCCCATTTTGCGCATATTTCATTGAAAAATTGCCATTATTTTTCAGAAAATGAATCGGAACAACACCTTCAGTTGAAGACAAGTTTGTATCAGTGGGCTTTGCAAGATAGCCAGGCAGAACTCGAAAAGCGTCTGCCTGAGATTGAGCAGATTGCAGATATCTTCATAGAAGACAGACTGGCTCTTGAAATCCAATGTTCGAGTTTGCCACTTAGTCGCTTACAAGAGCGGACGCGTTCCTACCAGCAGGCAGGCTATCGTGTCTTGTGGCTTTTAGGAAAAGATTTATGGTTGAAGACACGTTTGACCAACTTGCAAAAGCAGTTTCTATCTTTTAGCGAGCACACGGGCTTTTTTGTCTGGGAGTTAGAATTAAAGCGCAAAAAGTTACGTCTGCGCTATCTGATCCACGAGGATTTGCATGGTCGCATGCAGTGTTTGACCAAGGAATTTTCCTTTGGAATGGGGAACTTATTGACGATATTACGTTTTCCATATCAAGGGGAAAAAGTAGCTGTACTAAAAGGGAAGCCAGATGGACAGTTGTTGGCTTATATCGCCCGAAAGCTCCGTTACCAGTCTCCCAAATGGATGGCTGTCCAAGCCCAGCTTTACCAGGAAGGGAGAAATCTACTCACTCAAAGCCTCGATGATTTTTATCCCCAAATTCGCCCGCCCCAGTCAGGAGCTGGATTTGTTCAAGTTCAGCAGGATATGACAGATTATTACGCTAATTTTCAGACCTATTACCAGCAACTAGCCTGTAAAAAGGAGCAGTATCTCTATCCGCCAATCTTTTATCAGACCATTCTCAAGAAAAATCTGATTTAA
- a CDS encoding DUF3169 family protein, with protein sequence MQKRLRTVGFLFVCGFVCGLIGYFFGKGIAQGVAFKEVIRPLLILDGYVYLAQVAGILLAGLTWYFLSYSRRDMIAYQKAEERDDEQGMDTFHTSSFRKLEYGTIAFNIFSISMIFSLFGSLYMVTIHFTHWLSMIIPVLLYLVLFFLLKNLQKTLSFVRNYDFPRFAMPEDALNLVRSYDEGEREANYENSFMTLFQLNQIVLPVLYPLIAIISMLLQEFQLLAFLIVAFIHIYINFRGIQQVKNYFK encoded by the coding sequence ATGCAGAAACGATTACGTACAGTTGGCTTTCTATTTGTGTGTGGATTTGTGTGTGGATTGATTGGTTATTTTTTTGGTAAAGGAATTGCACAAGGTGTTGCATTTAAAGAAGTTATACGCCCATTGTTAATTTTAGACGGATATGTGTACCTTGCTCAAGTAGCAGGTATCTTATTGGCTGGTTTGACATGGTATTTCTTAAGCTACAGTCGTCGAGATATGATTGCCTATCAAAAGGCAGAAGAAAGAGATGACGAACAAGGGATGGATACGTTTCACACCTCTTCTTTTAGGAAGTTGGAATATGGAACCATTGCCTTTAATATCTTTTCAATCAGTATGATTTTTTCTCTCTTCGGTAGCCTATACATGGTGACAATTCATTTTACTCATTGGCTGAGTATGATCATACCTGTGCTATTGTACTTGGTTTTGTTCTTTCTTCTGAAAAATCTTCAAAAAACGCTGAGTTTTGTACGGAACTATGATTTTCCTAGATTCGCCATGCCAGAAGATGCTTTGAATTTAGTAAGGAGTTACGATGAGGGAGAGCGAGAGGCGAATTACGAAAATAGCTTTATGACTCTCTTTCAACTGAATCAAATTGTCTTACCAGTCTTGTATCCACTTATTGCTATTATTTCAATGTTGTTACAAGAATTTCAGCTGTTAGCCTTTCTGATTGTCGCCTTTATCCATATTTATATTAATTTCAGAGGGATTCAGCAAGTTAAAAATTACTTCAAATAA
- a CDS encoding O-methyltransferase, with protein MVESYSKNANHNMRRPVVKEEIVEMMRTRQAQNTGFLKELEEFARKENIPIIPHETTAYFRLLMQLLQPASILEIGTAIGYSALLMAENSPTSKITTIDRNEEMISFAKDNFAKYDTRNQICLLEGEALEILPTLPDDSYDFVFMDSAKSKYIVFLPEVLKKVKVGGLIILDDIFQGGDVARDIMEVRRGQRTIYRGLQRLFDATLDNPDLTASLVSMSDGLLMLRKNVEDVVLPTEEI; from the coding sequence ATGGTAGAATCATACAGTAAAAACGCAAACCACAACATGCGCCGTCCAGTAGTAAAGGAAGAGATTGTGGAAATGATGCGGACACGTCAGGCGCAAAATACAGGATTTTTGAAAGAGTTAGAAGAATTTGCACGCAAGGAAAACATTCCCATTATTCCTCACGAGACAACAGCTTATTTTCGCTTACTCATGCAATTGCTACAGCCTGCGTCTATCTTAGAAATTGGAACAGCTATTGGGTATTCTGCTTTATTAATGGCAGAAAATAGCCCGACTTCCAAGATTACGACCATTGATCGTAACGAGGAGATGATCAGCTTTGCCAAGGACAATTTCGCCAAGTATGATACACGTAACCAGATTTGCTTACTTGAGGGCGAGGCTCTGGAGATTTTGCCGACCTTGCCAGACGATAGTTATGATTTTGTCTTTATGGATTCGGCCAAGTCCAAGTACATCGTCTTTTTGCCAGAGGTTTTAAAGAAGGTGAAGGTCGGAGGCTTGATTATTCTGGATGATATTTTCCAAGGGGGAGATGTTGCACGAGATATTATGGAAGTCCGTCGTGGTCAGCGAACCATTTATCGAGGACTACAACGTTTGTTTGATGCAACCTTGGATAATCCTGACCTGACGGCGAGTTTAGTATCTATGAGTGACGGTTTACTCATGCTTAGAAAAAACGTAGAAGATGTAGTCCTCCCTACAGAAGAAATTTAA
- the alaS gene encoding alanine--tRNA ligase, producing the protein MKQLSSAQIRQMWLDFWKSKGHSVEPSANLVPVNDPTLLWINSGVATLKKYFDGSVIPENPRITNAQKSIRTNDIENVGKTARHHTMFEMLGNFSIGDYFRDEAIEWGFELLTSPEWFGFPKEKLYMTYYPDDTDSYNRWLALGVDPSHLIPLEDNFWEIGAGPSGPDTEIFFDRGEAFDPENIGIRLLEEDIENDRYIEIWNIVLSQFNADPEVPRSEYKELPNKNIDTGAGLERLAAIFQGAKTNFETDLFMPIIREVEKLSGKIYDSDGDNMSFKVIADHIRALSFAIGDGALPGNEGRGYVLRRLLRRAVMHGRRLGINESFLYKLVVPVGHIMESYYPEVLEKHEFIEKIVKREEETFARTIDAGSIHLDELLAELKEAGKSTLEGKDIFKLYDTYGFPVELTEELAEDQGFAIDHEGFKTAMKEQQERARASVVKGGSMGMQNETLAGITEESTFVYGADELTASLVVMIADNARVDSLASGEALLVFDQTPFYAEMGGQVADHGVIVDETGQLVARIKDVQKAPNGQPLHTAEVLEELRTGATYTLTIDTHRRHRVMKNHTATHLLHAALHHVIGEHATQAGSLNEQEFLRFDFTHFEAVTAEELRRIEEEVNAQIWAALPVVTVETDIDTAKEMGAMALFGEKYGKEVRVVTIGDYSIELCGGTHVANTAEIGLFKIVKEEGIGSGTRRIIAVTSREAFLAYREEEELLKAVATTIKAPQIKEVPNKVANLQEQLRELQKENAALKEKAAAAAAGDIFKDVKEANGLLYIASQIEVSDAGALRTFADNWKQKDYSDVLVLVAAIGEKVNVLVASKTKDVHAGNLIKELAPIVAGRGGGKPDMAMAGGSDASAIGKLLAEVGNHL; encoded by the coding sequence ATGAAACAATTATCTAGTGCACAAATTCGTCAAATGTGGTTGGACTTCTGGAAGTCAAAGGGGCATTCAGTAGAACCATCTGCTAATCTTGTCCCAGTCAACGATCCAACTCTCTTGTGGATTAACTCTGGGGTAGCAACCCTCAAAAAATACTTCGACGGCTCAGTAATTCCTGAAAATCCACGGATTACCAATGCTCAAAAGTCCATTCGGACCAACGATATTGAAAATGTCGGAAAGACAGCCCGTCACCACACCATGTTTGAAATGCTTGGGAACTTTTCTATCGGAGATTATTTCCGCGATGAAGCAATTGAGTGGGGCTTTGAACTGTTGACAAGCCCAGAGTGGTTTGGTTTTCCAAAAGAAAAGCTCTACATGACCTACTACCCAGACGATACCGATTCTTACAACCGTTGGCTTGCTCTAGGGGTTGACCCAAGTCACTTGATTCCGCTTGAGGACAACTTCTGGGAAATTGGTGCAGGACCTTCTGGGCCAGATACAGAAATTTTCTTTGACCGTGGAGAAGCTTTTGACCCAGAAAATATCGGTATTCGTCTCTTAGAAGAAGATATTGAAAATGACCGTTACATCGAGATTTGGAATATCGTTCTCTCTCAATTCAACGCAGATCCAGAAGTACCGCGCTCTGAGTACAAGGAATTGCCAAATAAAAACATTGATACGGGTGCTGGTTTAGAGCGATTGGCTGCGATTTTCCAAGGGGCTAAGACCAACTTTGAAACAGATCTCTTCATGCCGATTATCCGTGAAGTGGAAAAACTATCTGGTAAAATCTATGATTCAGACGGGGATAACATGAGCTTTAAGGTCATTGCAGACCATATTCGTGCCCTTTCCTTTGCGATTGGTGACGGTGCTCTTCCTGGAAATGAGGGACGTGGCTATGTTCTTCGTCGTTTGCTTCGCCGTGCGGTCATGCATGGTCGTCGCTTGGGCATTAACGAATCCTTCTTGTACAAATTAGTTGTGCCGGTCGGTCACATCATGGAAAGTTACTATCCAGAAGTGCTTGAAAAGCATGAATTTATTGAAAAAATCGTTAAACGAGAAGAAGAAACCTTTGCACGTACCATTGATGCGGGTTCAATCCACTTGGATGAATTGTTAGCTGAGTTGAAAGAAGCTGGAAAATCAACCCTCGAAGGAAAAGATATTTTCAAACTCTATGATACCTACGGATTCCCCGTTGAATTGACAGAAGAATTAGCAGAAGATCAAGGATTTGCCATTGACCACGAAGGCTTTAAAACAGCCATGAAAGAGCAGCAAGAGCGTGCACGTGCGTCTGTTGTCAAGGGCGGCTCAATGGGCATGCAAAATGAGACCCTTGCAGGTATTACCGAAGAGTCTACCTTTGTCTATGGTGCAGACGAGTTGACCGCAAGCCTAGTGGTCATGATTGCAGACAATGCGCGTGTAGATAGCCTAGCAAGTGGTGAAGCCTTGTTAGTCTTTGACCAAACCCCTTTCTATGCGGAAATGGGTGGACAGGTAGCAGACCATGGTGTTATTGTTGATGAAACTGGTCAGCTTGTCGCTCGTATCAAAGATGTCCAAAAAGCACCAAATGGTCAACCGCTTCACACTGCGGAAGTACTTGAAGAATTGCGTACAGGAGCAACCTATACACTTACGATTGATACCCATCGTCGCCACCGCGTCATGAAAAACCATACAGCGACTCACTTGTTACATGCAGCTCTTCACCATGTCATCGGTGAGCATGCAACACAGGCGGGTTCTCTCAATGAGCAAGAATTCTTACGCTTTGACTTTACCCACTTTGAAGCCGTAACAGCTGAAGAACTCCGTCGTATCGAAGAAGAAGTCAACGCCCAAATCTGGGCAGCTCTTCCAGTCGTGACAGTCGAGACAGACATTGACACGGCGAAAGAAATGGGGGCAATGGCTCTCTTTGGTGAAAAATATGGCAAAGAAGTCCGCGTTGTAACCATCGGTGATTATTCTATCGAATTGTGTGGTGGTACACATGTGGCAAATACTGCTGAAATCGGCCTCTTCAAAATTGTCAAAGAAGAAGGAATTGGTTCTGGAACTCGTCGTATCATCGCAGTAACCAGCCGTGAAGCCTTCCTTGCCTACCGTGAAGAAGAAGAATTGCTTAAAGCAGTGGCTACAACCATTAAAGCACCACAAATCAAAGAAGTACCAAACAAGGTCGCAAACCTGCAAGAACAGTTGCGTGAATTGCAAAAAGAAAATGCAGCCTTGAAAGAAAAAGCAGCAGCAGCTGCGGCTGGTGATATTTTCAAAGATGTCAAAGAAGCAAATGGGTTGCTCTATATTGCTAGCCAAATCGAAGTGTCAGATGCAGGAGCACTACGTACTTTTGCTGATAACTGGAAACAAAAAGATTATTCAGATGTCTTGGTGCTCGTCGCTGCTATTGGTGAAAAAGTTAATGTCTTGGTCGCAAGCAAGACCAAGGATGTCCATGCAGGAAATCTGATTAAAGAACTCGCTCCAATCGTAGCTGGTCGCGGTGGTGGTAAACCAGACATGGCTATGGCAGGAGGAAGCGATGCCTCTGCAATTGGAAAACTCTTGGCAGAAGTTGGCAACCATCTATAA
- a CDS encoding helix-turn-helix transcriptional regulator: MILKNRLKELRARDGLNQTALAKEAGVSRQTISLIERGEYTPSVIIALKIAQIFNEPLEKVFRLEEEE; the protein is encoded by the coding sequence ATGATACTCAAAAATAGGCTCAAGGAATTACGAGCCAGAGATGGGTTAAACCAAACGGCTTTAGCAAAGGAAGCTGGAGTTTCAAGACAAACCATTAGCTTGATTGAGCGGGGAGAGTACACCCCATCTGTCATCATTGCCCTTAAAATTGCCCAAATTTTCAACGAACCCTTGGAGAAAGTCTTTCGCTTAGAGGAAGAAGAATAG
- a CDS encoding peptidylprolyl isomerase: protein MKTKKILAGAVTLFAAVTLAACSNGSNKDIVTMKGNTINVSEFYERVKTNQQAQQVLLSMVISDVFEEQYGKEVSSKDVDKAYDEISKKLGNSFAPALSSAGLTEETYRQQIRTNKLVEFAVKEKAEKELTDDAYKAAYDAYTPEVTAQIIKLADEAKANEILAQAQAEGADFAQLAKDNSTDAETKANGGTVKFDSTSTTVPNEVKTAVFALNNDQVGASVVKSVNLSNYQVSYYVVKLNSKSEKAADWKEYKDILKDSFIKSKQADATYVKNVISEVFKKANVKVKDQAFQGILSQYIPTGDSSSASSSASSTEASSGSETNESSSEKDK from the coding sequence ATGAAGACTAAAAAAATTCTCGCAGGAGCTGTAACCTTGTTTGCAGCAGTAACGCTTGCAGCTTGTTCAAACGGGTCTAACAAGGATATCGTGACCATGAAAGGCAACACCATCAACGTATCAGAATTTTATGAGCGTGTGAAAACCAACCAACAAGCACAACAAGTCCTCCTATCAATGGTGATTAGCGATGTGTTTGAAGAACAATATGGTAAAGAAGTCTCTTCAAAAGATGTGGACAAGGCCTACGATGAGATTTCAAAGAAATTAGGTAATTCATTTGCACCTGCTTTATCTTCTGCAGGATTAACAGAAGAAACGTATAGACAACAAATTCGTACCAACAAATTAGTTGAATTTGCAGTAAAAGAAAAAGCCGAAAAAGAATTGACAGATGATGCATACAAGGCTGCCTATGATGCTTATACACCAGAAGTAACTGCTCAAATCATTAAATTAGCAGATGAAGCAAAAGCAAATGAAATCTTGGCTCAAGCACAGGCTGAAGGTGCAGATTTTGCACAATTAGCAAAAGATAACTCAACTGATGCTGAAACCAAGGCAAATGGTGGAACAGTTAAATTTGACTCAACTTCTACAACTGTACCAAATGAAGTGAAGACAGCAGTCTTTGCTCTAAACAATGATCAAGTAGGAGCTTCCGTTGTCAAAAGTGTCAACCTTTCAAACTATCAAGTCAGCTACTATGTCGTGAAGTTGAATTCCAAATCAGAAAAAGCTGCTGACTGGAAAGAGTACAAAGATATCTTGAAAGATAGCTTCATCAAATCAAAACAAGCTGATGCAACCTATGTGAAAAACGTGATTTCAGAAGTTTTCAAGAAAGCCAATGTTAAAGTGAAAGACCAAGCCTTCCAAGGGATCTTGTCACAATACATTCCAACTGGAGATTCTTCAAGCGCTTCAAGTTCAGCTTCTTCAACAGAAGCATCAAGCGGTTCTGAGACCAACGAATCAAGTTCAGAAAAAGATAAATAA